Proteins from a single region of Dictyostelium discoideum AX4 chromosome 5 chromosome, whole genome shotgun sequence:
- the jcdA gene encoding transcription factor jumonji, jmjC domain-containing protein, with translation MVSVCQVERNDVENLNKELFYSYIKSNKPVVFEKYRSQAIEKWTPDYLLSIIGDREVHVNMCTFGSMSDIVPMKFSEYLNKTLKNEFPINDSNGERIKKINKPYLRNFGMLDEFPILKEDVKNNESIFNKDVHNMVVMGSFIGCKDSATNFHKDTGENLVSVIHGKKFIVLIAPSDETNIKSKLSHDIEVQFDSNDFGSPIELHPAFSDCSKIYTTILTQGQSLFIPVGWIHYVHNIDTTISVSCWGKEMIM, from the exons atggtTTCAGTTTGTCAAGTTGAAAGAAATGatgttgaaaatttaaataaagaattattttacTCAtacattaaatcaaataaaccaGTTGTATTTGAAAAGTATAGATCTCAAGCAATTGAAAAATGGACACCAGATTATTTATTGTCAATAATTGGTGATCGTGAGGTACATGTTAATATGTGTACATTTGGTTCAATGTCTGATATTGTACCAATGAAATTTTCAGAATATTTAAacaaaactttaaaaaatgaatttccaataaatgattcaaatg gtgaaagaattaaaaaaattaataaaccatATTTACGTAATTTTGGTATGTTGGATGaatttccaattttaaaagaagatgttaaaaataatgaaagtatttttaataaagatgTTCACAACATGGTTGTTATGGGTTCATTTATTGGTTGTAAAGATAGTGCAACCAATTTCCATAAAGATACAGGTGAGAATTTAGTATCTGTTATTCATGGTAAAAAATTCATTGTTTTAATTGCACCATCTGATGAaactaatattaaatcaaaattaagtCATGATATTGAAGTTCAATTCGATTCAAATGATTTCGGTTCACCAATTGAATTACATCCAGCTTTTTCTGATTGTTCAAAAATTTATACAACAATCTTAACTCAAGGTCAATCTTTATTCATTCCAGTCGGTTGGATTCACTATGTTCATAATATTGATACAACCATTTCTGTTTCATGTTGGGGTAAAGAAATGAttatgtaa
- a CDS encoding C2 domain-containing protein, whose protein sequence is MSNVTSNIFYEIAGNYTGNNHTNNQKKTGEKKESDFKIIRFTILRGEVFKAWDSNGLADPKVLVYLLKEKKDGEESKKLLFKTNVCKKTLNPNFQFSEMYKIPLKANNIIVELWDDDLVMDDFIGSCKIHINFNDTPEAHNLILHDKEKHAQGNVMMMMQKVDKNGHNLLNVKN, encoded by the exons atgtcAAACGTAActtctaatattttttatgaaattGCTGGAAATTATACAG gTAATAATCATACCAATAATCAAAAGAAAACtggtgaaaaaaaagaaagtgattttaaaattattagattcaCAATTCTAAGAGGTGAAGTATTTAAAGCATGGGATTCAAATGGATTGGCAGATCCAAAAGTTTtagtatatttattaaaagagaaaaaagatGGAGAAGaatcaaagaaattattattcaaaacCAATGTATGTAAAAAAACATTGAACCCAAATTTCCAATTCTCTGAAATGTATAAAATTCCTTTAAAAGCAAACAATATCATTGTGGAACTTTGGGATGATGATCTTGTTATGGATGATTTTATTGGTAGTTGTAAAATCCATATAAACTTTAATGATACCCCAGAAGCTCATAATCTTATATTACACGATAAAGAAAAACATGCTCAGGGTAAtgttatgatgatgatgcaaaaagttgataaaaatggtcataatttattaaatgtaaaaaattaa